In a genomic window of Carassius gibelio isolate Cgi1373 ecotype wild population from Czech Republic chromosome A3, carGib1.2-hapl.c, whole genome shotgun sequence:
- the gng14 gene encoding GGL domain-containing protein isoform X2 — translation MDAYCSNNVLQARRAVEQLRLETELQRVKISAAAAQLVQYCQDHRRADPLLTGIAASSNPFRDKKTCVLL, via the exons ATGGACGCATACTGCAGTAACAATGTTCTTCAGGCCAGGAGAGCCGTGGAGCAGCTCAGACTAGAGACAGAACTACAGAGAGTCAAG atatcCGCAGCAGCAGCACAGCTGGTCCAGTACTGTCAGGATCACCGGAGAGCAGATCCACTGCTGACCGGCATCGCCGCGTCCTCAAACCCGTTCAGAGACAAGAAGACGTGCGTGCTGCTGTGA
- the gng14 gene encoding GGL domain-containing protein isoform X1 — translation MLCSGSFKHVFQSVSLSVMDAYCSNNVLQARRAVEQLRLETELQRVKISAAAAQLVQYCQDHRRADPLLTGIAASSNPFRDKKTCVLL, via the exons atgttatgtTCAGGTTCATTTAAACACGTTTTTCAGAGTGTCAGTTTATCGGTGATGGACGCATACTGCAGTAACAATGTTCTTCAGGCCAGGAGAGCCGTGGAGCAGCTCAGACTAGAGACAGAACTACAGAGAGTCAAG atatcCGCAGCAGCAGCACAGCTGGTCCAGTACTGTCAGGATCACCGGAGAGCAGATCCACTGCTGACCGGCATCGCCGCGTCCTCAAACCCGTTCAGAGACAAGAAGACGTGCGTGCTGCTGTGA